CACCAGGTCCAACTGAGCGACTAACATGAGATTAAGAAGTGACGTTTGCCGCTGTTGTTTTTTGAAGCTCGTCCAAGCCGTGGTTTGTTTCTGCAGGAGTTTGATGCGGTCGGCAGACAGGTGCCTCTTCCAGCTGGCGTCTACAACCTGGACGACCTGAAGGAGTTTGGCAGGAGGAAAGGCTGGTGTCCGTATTATCTGGCGCGCTACTCAGTACGTTGCACTACACATTTTTACCAACATGGTGCTTTCAGCCTGGTGTGAAAAAATACTTTACCATTATTCAGTCAAAGTAATTACTGGATGGATTTATGTTTCTCCACACATAACtgcatttttttaatgcattgtATTTATTAGAGTTGATAGAAAAAATAATTGGCACAAGTTAAGTTTTCTTGctgttattaaaaacatttctcgTCTTCAGATCCTGCACGCCAACATTGTAGTGTACAGCTACCACTATCTGCTGGACCCTAAGATCGCTGACCTGGTGTCCAAAGAACTCTCCAAGAAATCTGTGGTGGTGTTTGATGAGGCTCATAATATTGGTGAGGGACTGAAGAATTTGTGTAATGTAATTAATCTATAATCGTATCATTATCACAAAAACACTGATCGTTTATCAGAATTGTTTAattattgtaaatgtattaatggaagaatattaaaatgttctctTCGTCTTTTAATTCAACCTCGTCTTTCCCTCGCTCTTCAGACAACGTATGTATCGACTCCATGAGTGTGAACATCACCAGACGAATGCTTGACCGCTGCCAGAACAACGTGGACACTCTCCAGAACACCATACAAAAGTAAGAGTCTGGCAGAGGGCGGCCGAAAGACGACTGACTCACTGAACCCTTCAGGTCCTGTGTTGTCTGCAGCTCTGTCCCACATCTGAGGACACGGTGCTCCAACTCTGCTCCTGTTTCTGATAGGATCAAGGAGACGGACACGGCCAAGCTGAGGGAGGAGTACAGGCGgctggtggaggggctgaaggaAGCCAATGTTGCCCGGGAAACAGACGTCTACCTCGCTAATCCAGTGTTACCAGATGAAATTCTCAAAGgttcatattttctttaatttcactgatttaaaaataaaagttcataCAATAACAaagttgttctgttttctcAGAGGCAATTCCTGGAACCATTCGCACAGCTGAGcactttgttggttttttgaGGCGCTTCCTGGAGTACCTGAAGTCTCGTCTGAGGGTCCAGCATGTCGTACAGGAGAGCGCCCCACAGTTCCTCAAAGACATCTTTGACAAAGTCTGCATTGACCGTAAACCTCTTAGGTCAGCGTCGGCTTCAACAACACATTGAAAATgaaagtcatttttcatgaacCCACCTCTCTGCTTTAGAAAGACAGACCCCCCCTCACACCTTTCACCTTTCaaacgctcctctctccttcatcttTAACCTGTcaccctctgtgtctctccagGTTTTGTGCAGAGCGGTTGCAGTCATTATTACGAACTCTGGAGATTGCAGACATTGCAGACTTCTCAGCTGTCACTCTCATCTCTAACTTTGCTACCCTGGTCAGCACCTACAGCCAAGGTACGAAAACACATGTGTTCTCCAATCAGACACTGAACCAACATTGTGTGAGTATGAGCTTTTCCTGTCTTCCAAaagtttttgtttcttcagtCATTGCTTCTGCCTTTTTGAAAGAAAGGGGGTAACTGCCCATCACGgttttttaatcaaaaactaaaaaaacccAAAGTCAGTTAAAGTAAAACTTTGTTGCGTCTGTTTTAAAATCCTCTCAGCTGCATCTTGTTTTAAACGTCATTAATTATTCGTTCTCTGTGTATCTGAAGGTTTTACCATCATCATTGAGCCCTTTGAGGACAGAACTCCGACCATTGCAAACCCTGTTCTGCACTTCAGGTGAGGTAGAGCTGCAAATGACCAATAATTCATTTCTCTTTGAAGTTCATCTTCATTGTCGAACTCACTTAAAAAAGTTTATATAGATTTTAGTCCTTGGTGATTTGATGACACACATTTCTTGACTAATTCATAATAAAAGACAACTTTATTGTGAAGCTTCAACAGTAGGAAATGATCAGTTTGCATCAGTGTTAACTTTGTACAGCATTGTCTCCACTGACATGGtacttaaaatatataaatattgcaaTACTTTCAATGGTGGGCCAAATAATCAATCACCATTTGGTTACCTAATGTGGTGATAGATAGTGACTCATCAGAAAATCTTATATTTTTGATTTGCTCTCTCAGTTGCATGGATCCATCGATAGCCATCAAACCAGTTTTTCAAAGGTTTCAGTCAGTCGTCATCACCTCAGGGGTAAGTTTgattcttctgtctctgtcttttctcttcttgtttgAATGCTTAAACACACCTGCTCCGTTTCTTCGTCCTCTCTTCTGAAGTTATGTAGTCATTTCACTTCCGTACAGTTTTTAATGTAGTAAGTTATCATCAACATTAGAATTCACATCAATGGCCTGAATTTTAAATCAGTCTCTTTTCCACAAGTCAATATTGTGATTATAggattttctgtttcacttgCAGTTACGGAGTCTGTCTTACAAAAACAAGACTGTTGATGTTCTCTAGTAAGTGAATCATCGATTGTGTCTTCCTTCTGTTTCACCTCAGACTCTCTCTCCACTGGACATCTATCCCCGAATCCTGGACTTCCGCCCTGTTACTATGGCGTCCTTCACCATGACACTAGCACGGACCTGCCTCTGTCCCCTGGTGTGTAACCACACTAAGACAAACTGATCAAGGACAGAAGTTGAAACCATTTGAATCAAATCATTTCCACATTTGAACCTGTGTTGATGCTTTGAGTCTTCTcaaccttctttttcttcttctgaccTTTGATCAGATTGTTGGAAGAGGAAATGACCAGGTGGCCCTGAGCTCAAAGTTTGAGACCAGAGAAGACTTTGGTTTGTAGAAACATTTCcagctttattaaaaaaaaagaaaaaagaaatacatttaaatacagctTTGAATTAAATACTGATCATTTCTTCAGAATACATCtcaaaaagctgtgaaaaacaaaaagctttatccctaatacaaatataacagcatcattttgtgtttccagctgtgATTCGTAACTATGGCAACCTACTTCTTGAAATGTCGGCCATTGTTCCTGACGGCATTGTGGCGTTTTTCACgagctatatatatatggagAATATAGTGGCATCTTGGTATGAACAGGTCAGTGACTGAGCTCTCTCCCTGCTCTTTTAAACATGATCTTATTCTGTCTCCTCGCTTATGAAGacaatcattttatatttaaaaagagtTTGACGGTGTTTTttctcatgtgtgttttttacatttttatttgcaggGAATCCTTGAAAACATCCAGAGAAACAAACTCATCTTCATTGAGACTCAGGATGCTGCAGAGACGAGCATGGCGCTGGAGAAATACCAGGAGGTCAGACAGAAACCTGGCATCTCATTGTATATtaattattgtgattattattaagtCTGAAATATTTGTGCTATAGCTGCCAAGATCATGTTGCTAAGACCTGCGATTGTTCCATTTAGCGTCACCTGTGCATTAAAAGAGTAATCGCAGACTGATGGTAATATTTGATCTCCTGGTTTTGCTGATGAGtcttttgacctctgacctttatcTGTTTCTGCTCTTCAGGCGTGTGAGAACGGCAGAGGAGCCATCCTCCTGTCTGTGGCCAGAGGAAAAGTGTCTGAGGGAATCGACTTTGGTAAGGATGCTGCAGGTTACTGAGACGACTGGTGGATCAATGCAGGCAGAGCTACGACTTCATGGTTTTACAGATTATGAATACAAAGCTTTTTACTGTAATTTGagagcatttaaaaatataaaatcttgcTGTTTTTTCTTCAGTTCACCATTTTGGTCGGGCAGTCATCATGTTTGGAGTTCCTTATGTTTACACACAGAGCCGCATCCTAAAGGTCAGAACATTCACTGTGTCATCACATCACTATTCACCAGTTTCTCAGTTTTGATCAAAGTCATAAATCAATGATTAAGTAACAAAATATAGAAATGATTGATAGTAATGTTGATTTGATTCTACCTTCTCTTGATGTTGTTTGATATCAGGATCAATCTTTAGTTTATTAACTTTACCCAAAGTTGAATCTTGTCAGTGCCGTTATAGATTTCATCCTCGTCTTCAGTCTGACTGTGGTTTGACCATCATCGCTCTGTGCATAGTTAAAGAATATCTCTTCCTGACCTGAACTGGTGTTTCAGGCTCGTCTGGAGTACCTTCGTGATCAGTTTCAGATCAGAGAGAACGACTTCCTAACGTTTGATGCCATGCGTCACGCAGCTCAATGTGTGGGCAGAGCCATCAGAGGCAAGACCGACTACGGACTCATGATTTTCGCTGACAAAGTGCGTGATCTTTCTTCTCAGTCTGGATTTTTATCCTCTGGATCAATATGGGATGATTGAAGCTAAAGTAATCCCCTCTGCCTCCACAGCGTTATGCCCGAGCAGACAAACGTGGGAAACTTCCTCGCTGGATTCAGGAGCACATTAACGACGGCAGTCTGAACCTCACCGTGGACGAGGCCGTCCAGCTCTCAAAGCACTTCCTGCGTCAGATGGCTCAGCCTTTCAGACAGGTATGATTCACACCTGCCACAACGATGACGTAAAAACTGTGCTTCTActtatttctttccttttttttcactcagcaaaaaaaaaaaaaaactaagacaGTTAGTtggttgatttttaaaaatctggttaaaaaagtttttttactCATATCACACTAAGTAATGTTTTGTTCCTACTTGAATTCTCACTTCTCTTGTAAATTAATTTTTTCAGAATGTAGTAGCTTCTCACTTTCGTCTATTTTGATTCAATTCACCTGGAGCTGTGCAGAAAATAGGATAATTACCTCGAAGTGTCTCACgaccctctgtctctgtctccaggaGGACCAGCTGGGTCTGTCTCTGTTGACTCTTGAGCAGCTGCAGTCAGAAGAGATGCTGCAGAAAATCTCTCAGATCGCTCATCAGACTTAAAGGTGACATACACTCCATAATGTCATCACCAAGGCAACTGGTCAGGGTACTTTGTACGACTTGTATAACTGATTTGTGAGCTGAAGCTTCAGTTTCCTGTCCTCAGAATACAGAAGCTGCCACCTGGAGCAATTTTTAAGTACTGTTAAAACTATCTTCTATTTAATCTTCTTGTTTGTTAAATAGAAGATAGCCtattttcagtttgatttaAGTTTCCCTTTTATTTCCCTCATTAAAGAACACAGTATTACATGTTAGAGGAGGTGGGCGTGACATTCTGTAACCTTTGTGTACGTTCAGTATTTCAGTCATTCGTTTTCATGATACTGCAAAAACTGTTACTTAAAATCAAAGCAACACTATGAAACTTTTTACCTTAAAGCAGCAgcttaataaaatgtgtttgacgGTTCAATGACTGTGAATAAGGAGAACGTTTCCTCTTTgattcccactcctcaccctgagCGTCTGTCctgtgtaactttggtgagtgggtacgatctcctgtgagaagaacTGACAGAgcagatcagttaaaaagacctAGAAGTTATTAAAAACCAGCGTTTACCTCCAATTTTCTGCAGGAAACTTTTGAATTATGAAGaattctgaacagagtttggttcAGGGAGACGagcatcatgggtaatatccagtgtTCAGTTAGGTCAGAGCTCCTCTCAACACATTGatagactttgttttttctctacgtggaaaaaaaacctttcatcACTCGGAGGGCGCTGTTGCTAAGTAACAGGtacattgtgttgctttaaactTCTAATGTCTATTTCAAACCaacattattttgaaaggtAACATGTTAggtttgaaataaaagaagcagGTGTGTTGAAAATAAGCATCATCAGTGGTTTAACACGTTGCATTAATAACAGGAATATTATTCCATCTGTGGGTGAAACATTGATCCATATAGTGTCTGTCATACAGACATGACTGCTGTCGGTTTACTTTACTACTGCAACTGTAAGTAGTCACATTTTGAATGTTAAAGTTTGTGTATCTGTTTTTTCACCAGGAGGCTGTAATATACATGTTTCTATTTTACTACTGACTCGTGTTTTTCTTCTTGGTAAAGTGTTTTAATGTTACTGATACGTTTTACTGGTTAAAGAGACATTTCCATTCTGACAAAAACAGGTTTAGTGCAAATATGTACTAATATATTAAAAGATCATGCAATCATGTAAATAACACACACTAAAAAACGAAGGGTATTAACAtcttattataatttatttcagCTCAAGTttgcaaatataaaatacaaacattcatattcacCAGAATAAACACAGCATCAGAAGAGATGTATTACATTTCCTACATATTTTTTCCCAGTTTATGTGTAACAAACATAAGTGCTTCATATAGCTTGTAACAGACAGTAATTACTACAGTAACTAAAATAGTGTGATTTCAGCCCTTGCAACAATCAGCAGTGTTGTCTTCTACCACAGCAAATGTACAATCAGTCGTTCTCAATCTTGGAGAATTAGGATATAAAGTATGTTTGAttgagtgaaaaagaaaatgaagtgaATCCTAAGAAGAAAAGAATGGACTGAAATCCATGAGGGTCATTTTCAAGGAGCCAAGATTTCCTAGCAGCATTCTGTTGCATCTGAATCAAACTTCCTGAGAGTTAAGTGGGTGTGTATGGAATGAGTTATAGCTCTACCTGTGTTAACATAAAATTAAAGAAGCAGTGTTAATGTAAGAATTGAATCTTGACTTAAAGTAACTAGTTCAAGTAATTCTCTCTATAACAAATTAAATAGTGCACATAAATCTACATTATATTAAAagcaatattattatttatattagtAACTTGATGCATTGTGGATTTCAGGCATTTCAGTGAATGAGCATAAATGTAAAATTACAAGACGAAAGATTTAAAGTTGCTAAATTCAAAACTAAGAATTATCACTTAAATCTGCGGCCCCATCGACGTTTGAGCTTTATATTGTTTCAGCTAGTTGTTTGTGGAGCTTatttcctatctttattcaagagcataGTCTTCCAGTTTGAGGGCACgacttttcatcaaaaccctggGCTGAAGCTTGGAGCGCAGGAAATCCGTGCAAGCGACAATATATGttgcaagcacacagtttgtgCAGAAGCAGAGCGAATGtaagtgcaaacaggagctaTTTAAGTGCAAAGACAGGGTTTTGGTGAAAAGTAACAATCTGAGCATAAATCCAACAAGTCATGccctcaaactgaaagaccacgctctcgaataaagaaaggaaaaaagctCCATAGTTGTTTAGCTGTTTACTCACACTGGAGCATTTTTATCTGCCACACTAGTTCGACCTGCTCAGCTCCAGACCAACACAGAGACTAGCTGGTAAACGTAGTCGAGCATCCAGCAGCTAAAGAGACAGATGTTTCCCTCAGGACTCGgtagacacagaaacacagaaaatatttgaCTTCACGTGGTGGGCAGAACTTTTCACTGCCCCCCAAAAATCAGTAGGTGCAGTAGGTAACCCTGACTCAGGCACACAACAATAACTATGGGAGTCCACGTAGcataaaactgaaatgttctgaacagaaaagaaattaaaagctcaacatgcaaaaaaattataaaatggtAAAGtgtgaataataatgaaatattgaTTCATATTCTACGGTTGTTTCCAAAAGTATGACACCACTTTCCCTTTGATTTGAATGGTTAAAGGATTAATAATCTTTCAGGTCAGATATGTACATTCTTTTCTTAGAGCTGGTGTTGGAAGTTAGGTTTAAAAACAGTTCATCCTTATTTTCATAATATGGAATGACAGAACTGGAATGTGGAGTAAAACAGCTAAAGTaaacagatttgtgtttttatcattatcatctggaaatattaaatataaattgaatGACCTAAACATTTTAAAGGCAAAAGCATTTatcttaaataaatacatttctttaacaGTATAAACTTTGCCCTCGTAAACAAAATGTAACATCTTAATTTTTACTAACATTTTTGATCATTgtgcaaaaatacatttacGTCCCTGTGCTCCTcaaaaaacaagattttaaaaatgataagCTGGCATTTCAATAAATctgttaaactttaaaataaagtgatttttttttaaaagtctatCGTCAACAAATGAGTTTCCAATCCATAATCATTTAAGTTAAAAGTTACCTTTGGGTAAATAGTTAACTTGTAATGAGGAAACTGAATTTGATTTTACCGACATCCATGAAGGAACTATGTTAATTTCAAGAGAATAGGAAGGAAACATTACAGTGCATTGTAAATACATCAAGGTGTGGTCTCTTTCTGTTcccctcatttaaaaaaaggggaATTTACTTTGGTGAAGTTCATCTAATTTAAACGGTCGATTCAGGGCTGTGAGTTTATAACAGTCAGAGCAGGTATTACATAGAGAGAAGGTGAGAACCGCTTTGAGCTATAGaccttacagagtgaggacattgtgGGCTGCTCCTCACaaattcaagtgtgtgtgtgtgtgtgtgtgtgtgtgtgtgtgtgtgtgttagctggTCCCACCGAGTGAACCTCGTCTCGTCAGACTCAGGGTGCTGGAGCTCAGACCTCGGATATCTGTCAAACGGCTCGACTGAGGAACGAAACAAAAACCCACAAGTGTTAACATGTTACATCTTCTTTGACCAGATTCACAACTGAGTCAGACACGTTTTTATTACTTAATGAGGAACAATGTTAGAGCTGGAATAATTCAACTGGAATTTCTGTTAATGCTGAACTAAGAACAAGACAAATTTCAGGCCCAAGTGGAAATAACACTAAATTAGATGAACAAAAGATACAACACACAAGGCACACAATTCATAGAATATGTAGTTGCCTTGTTTAATGACATCATCGGGGAAatttagtttgacacacactTCTTGTAGTATTTTTAATATC
The Paralichthys olivaceus isolate ysfri-2021 chromosome 11, ASM2471397v2, whole genome shotgun sequence genome window above contains:
- the ercc2 gene encoding general transcription and DNA repair factor IIH helicase subunit XPD, whose amino-acid sequence is MKLNIEGLLVYFPYDYIYPEQYSYMLELKRTLDAKGHGVLEMPSGTGKTISLLSLIVAYQRAFPLEVTKLIYCSRTVPEIEKVVEELRKLMEFYSKETGESNNFLALALSSRKNLCIHPEVSSLRFGKEVDGKCHSLTASYIRAQRHSDPGLPACRFYEEFDAVGRQVPLPAGVYNLDDLKEFGRRKGWCPYYLARYSILHANIVVYSYHYLLDPKIADLVSKELSKKSVVVFDEAHNIDNVCIDSMSVNITRRMLDRCQNNVDTLQNTIQKIKETDTAKLREEYRRLVEGLKEANVARETDVYLANPVLPDEILKEAIPGTIRTAEHFVGFLRRFLEYLKSRLRVQHVVQESAPQFLKDIFDKVCIDRKPLRFCAERLQSLLRTLEIADIADFSAVTLISNFATLVSTYSQGFTIIIEPFEDRTPTIANPVLHFSCMDPSIAIKPVFQRFQSVVITSGTLSPLDIYPRILDFRPVTMASFTMTLARTCLCPLIVGRGNDQVALSSKFETREDFAVIRNYGNLLLEMSAIVPDGIVAFFTSYIYMENIVASWYEQGILENIQRNKLIFIETQDAAETSMALEKYQEACENGRGAILLSVARGKVSEGIDFVHHFGRAVIMFGVPYVYTQSRILKARLEYLRDQFQIRENDFLTFDAMRHAAQCVGRAIRGKTDYGLMIFADKRYARADKRGKLPRWIQEHINDGSLNLTVDEAVQLSKHFLRQMAQPFRQEDQLGLSLLTLEQLQSEEMLQKISQIAHQT